In Magnetococcales bacterium, one genomic interval encodes:
- the lpdA gene encoding dihydrolipoyl dehydrogenase, which translates to MKIDAQVVVIGAGPGGYTAAFLAAGRGFKTVLVDPEQAPGGVCLYRGCIPSKALLHAARLIAESRQAATFGLHFSGLRVDLDRLRAWKDEIVTRLTGGLAQQCQLRGVTRLQGAARLLSSNRVVVERPGEESVELQADHLILATGSRPAPLPGLPGPMPAGVMDSTSALQLETIPASLLVVGAGNIGLELGTVYAELGSRVRVVEAASGILPGADRDLVRPLASRLGKVMESVTLNARVVSIESATPGLRVGIQEASGPVVFHEVERVLIATGRTPASDIPGLEQTRVTLDPRGAIRVDAAMRTDDPAILAIGDVTGGVMLAHKASAQAHQAVATLTGASPPARPPILPAVTYTDPEIAWAGLTETMAREQGIPVRALRFPWAASGRAQTLERPEGVTKWILEPTTGTILGVGITGVGAGELIAEGVLAMEQALTIDAVAHCVHPHPTLSETLMEAAEIFSGQCVHFHAPLRKRPGE; encoded by the coding sequence ATGAAAATAGACGCCCAGGTGGTGGTGATCGGCGCTGGCCCCGGAGGTTACACGGCGGCCTTTCTGGCCGCAGGACGGGGTTTCAAGACCGTGCTTGTGGATCCGGAACAGGCGCCGGGGGGAGTGTGTCTGTATCGGGGGTGCATTCCCAGCAAAGCCTTGCTGCATGCCGCCCGCCTCATCGCCGAAAGCAGACAGGCCGCCACCTTTGGCCTGCATTTCAGCGGATTGCGGGTGGATCTGGATCGACTCCGCGCCTGGAAAGATGAAATCGTCACCCGTCTGACCGGCGGACTGGCCCAACAGTGCCAGTTGCGCGGCGTGACCCGACTCCAGGGAGCAGCGCGGCTGCTCTCTTCCAATCGTGTGGTGGTGGAACGGCCCGGAGAAGAGAGCGTCGAACTCCAGGCGGATCATCTCATTCTGGCCACCGGTTCCCGTCCGGCTCCCCTGCCCGGCCTGCCCGGTCCGATGCCGGCAGGCGTGATGGACTCCACCAGCGCCTTGCAACTGGAAACCATACCCGCTTCGCTTCTGGTGGTGGGGGCGGGGAATATCGGTTTGGAATTGGGTACGGTCTACGCGGAGTTGGGATCCCGGGTTCGGGTCGTCGAGGCGGCATCCGGAATCCTGCCCGGCGCGGATCGGGACCTAGTGCGACCGTTGGCCTCCCGTCTCGGCAAGGTGATGGAGTCCGTGACCCTCAACGCCCGTGTGGTCTCCATCGAATCCGCGACCCCGGGTTTGCGGGTGGGAATCCAGGAAGCCTCGGGACCGGTTGTCTTTCACGAGGTGGAGCGGGTTCTGATCGCCACAGGCCGGACTCCCGCCAGCGACATTCCGGGTTTGGAACAGACCCGGGTGACGTTGGATCCCCGGGGGGCCATCCGGGTGGATGCGGCCATGCGCACGGATGATCCCGCCATTTTGGCCATCGGCGATGTCACCGGGGGCGTCATGCTGGCTCACAAGGCCTCGGCCCAGGCCCATCAGGCCGTGGCCACCCTGACCGGAGCGTCGCCACCGGCCCGTCCTCCCATTCTGCCTGCGGTCACCTACACCGATCCCGAAATCGCCTGGGCCGGACTGACCGAAACCATGGCCCGGGAGCAGGGCATCCCGGTGCGAGCGCTTCGTTTTCCCTGGGCCGCTTCGGGCCGCGCCCAGACCCTGGAACGGCCCGAAGGCGTCACCAAATGGATCCTGGAACCCACCACCGGCACGATTCTCGGCGTGGGCATCACCGGGGTCGGGGCCGGAGAGTTGATCGCCGAAGGAGTACTGGCCATGGAGCAGGCCTTGACCATCGACGCGGTTGCCCACTGCGTCCATCCCCATCCGACCCTCTCCGAAACCTTGATGGAGGCTGCGGAGATCTTTTCCGGTCAATGCGTCCATTTCCACGCCCCACTCCGCAAACGTCCCGGAGAATGA